The following nucleotide sequence is from Rubrobacter radiotolerans DSM 5868.
CTTCGCTCTCGGCTACTACCACCAGCGCGCGAGCAACCGAGCGGAGGCACGGGCCGCAAGAGAGGCTCGAGAGGGCCGCAACGGAGAGGAGAACTAGATGACCGAGCAGGCGACGAGAGTCCACTGCGACCCCGAGAAGAAGCACGACTTCGTCCTGCTCTTCGACGTAGCGGATGGCAATCCGAACGGTGACCCGGACGCCGGGAACCTCCCGCGCACCGACCCGGAGACGATGGAGGGTCTCGTTACCGACGTCGCCCTCAAGCGCAAGGTCAGGAACTTCGTTGCGGCCGTAGCAGGGGACGAGGACTACGCAGACCGTCGCGAGGCCCTGAACATCTACGTCGAGCACAAGGGCGCGGCTCTCAACGCGCAGCACCGGAAGGCGTACCGGGCCAAGGGGATAGCAACCTCGGAGCCGAGCAGCGAGGAGATAAACGACCAGTCCCTTGTTGAGCCCTTTTCGAGAGGGTTGCCCGAAGGGTTCACGCTGAACGAGCCGACCGGAGAATCGCAGCGGCACAGGCTCACCTACTCCGGGGAGCTCTCGACGAAGGACCTGACCGCCGCACTCGGCGCAATCGGGGAGCAGCAGGGTCCAGCGGCGCGGAAGTTCGCCGAGAGGGTGGCGAAGAAGGCTAAGAAAGTGGATCCCACGCGGAAGCAGATCGGGGACGCACGCGAGTGGATGTGCCAGAGCTTCTACGACATCCGCATGTTCGGGGCGGTGATGACGACCGGGATCAACGCCGGGCAGGTGCGCGGGCCGCTGCAACTCACGTTCTCACGCTCCGTCGGCCCGATAATCCCCCAGGACCTCGCCATAACCCGCGTCGCCGTTACCCGCGAGGAGGAGCAGGACAAGAAGGAGACCGAGATCGGTCGCAAGACCCTGATCCCCTACGGTCTCTACGTCGGGCGGGGCTTCTTCTCGCCACACTTGGCGAAACAAACGGGCGTCACCGCAGAAGACCTCAACCTCTTCTGGGACGCGCTGGTCTACATGTGGGACTTCGACCGGAGCGCGAGCCGGGGCACGATGTCCCCGCGGGGTCTCTACGTCTTCACCCACGAGAAGAAGTACGGAAACGCGCCCGTCCACGAACTCTTCGAGCGTGTGAACCCGTCGCGCAGGGAGGAGGTTGCAAGCCCACGCAAGTTCTCGGACTTCGTTGTCGAGATCAACGAGTCAGACATGCCGGAGGGCGTTACTCTGACGCGCGTTCTGGGGTAGGAGGTGGTTTCTTCCTGGGCGGAGGATGAGCTTGTGATGATCTCTGCCCTCGAACACTTCTCGTACTGCCCGAGGCAGTGCGCCCTGATCCACGTCGAGAACGTCTACGACGAGAACCTCTACACGCTGCGCGGCAACCGGGCTCACGAGAGGGTTCACGATGAGGTCGAATCGGAGACGCAGGAGGGCGTCCGCATCGAGCGCGGGATGCCGCTCTTCTCGGAGCGCCTCGGCCTCGTCGGGAGGTCGGACGTCGTTGAGTTCGGCCCGGGCGATGCGCCGTTGCCCGTGGAGTACAAGGTCGGGCCGCGCCGGGAGAACCGCCACGACGACCTCCAACTCTGCGCTCAGGGGCTCTGCCTGGAGGAGATGTTCGGCCGAGAGGTCCGGTCGGGTGCCGTGTTCCACTATTCCTCTCGGAGGCGACGGGAGGTCGAGTTTACGGAGGAATTGCGTGAGGCGACGGAGAGGACAGTCGGGCGGGTGAGGGAAATGGTCCTGGCCTCCTGGGTCCCACCTCCCGTTGCCGACGCTAGATGCCCGAAGTGTTCGCTTCTCGACGCGTGCCTGCCATTCGCGCTCGCGGGAATGGATGCACCCTCGCGCCTCGCCCGGCTCTTCGACCCGGACAGTCCGGAGCTGTAGGAGATCCTCATGCTCAAGCCGCTCCTCAACACGCTCTACGTAGAGGTCCAAGGCTCCTACCTGCGTCTCGACCACGAGACGCTGCGTCTCGAAGTCGAGCGGAAGCTCGTCGGTCAGGTGCCCTTGCAGCACATCGGTAGCGCGGTCGTCTTTGGGAACGTGCTCGTCAGCCCGTTCCTCTTACACCGCTTCGGGGAGGACGGTCGGAGCCTTGTCTGGATGACACGGAACGGACGCTTCAAGTGTCGCCTCAGCGGTCCCGTTACGGGTAACGTCCTGCTCAGGAAGGCGCAGTACGATGCGCAGGCTGACCCGGCTCTGGCGTTCAGGATCGCGCGCAACATCGTCGCCGGGAAGGTCAGGAACGGCCGGACGGTCGTTCAGCGAGCGGCGCGCGAGACGGACGATCCGGCAGATCGGGCCGAGCTGGAAGCGGCATCCTCCGCGCTTGCTGCCTCGCTCCGGGCGGCAGGAAGGGCGCGCTCGCTCGACGAGGTACGCGGCGTAGAGGGACGGGCCGGACGGGTGTACTTCGACGTCTTCGGGAGAATGGTTCGGACGAACCGGGACGTGTTCCAGTTCAACGGGCGGAACCGGAGGCCGCCGAGAGACCGGATCAACGCGCTGCTCTCGTTCGTGTATGCACTGGTTCGGGGGGACTGCGTCTCGGCGTGCGAGGGAGTCGGATTGGACCCGCAGTTTGGGTACCTGCACGCGCTCAGGTCCGGCAGACCGGCACTAGCGCTGGACCTGATGGAAGAGCTGAGACCCGTGCTTGCCGACCGGCTGGTGCTAGCCCTGATCAACCTCGCACAGCTTACCGACCGCGACTTTGACCCGCGCCCCGGTGGCTCGGTCAACCTCACGGAGTCCGGCCGGAAGACCGTCCTTGTTGCCTACCAGACCCGCAAGGCGCGCGAGGTCCATCATCCCGTAGTAGGCCGGTCGGTCCCGCTCGGCCTCGTGCCGCACCTGCAGGCCCGGCTCCTCGCCCGACACCTGCGCGGCGACTCGGAAGCCTACCTCCCGTTCACCCCGAGATAGAGAGCGAACGGTCCTTGAACGTCCTTGTAACCTATGACGTAAACACCGAGACAAAGGCCGGACGAAGGCGTCTGAGACAGGTAGCCACGGTTTGTAAGGACTACGGTCAAAGGGTGCAGTTCTCCGTCTTTGAGTGCCGGGTGGAGGAAGCTGCCTACGAGGAGATGAGGCACCGGCTGATGAGGACCCTTAACCCGAAAGAAGACAGCCTCCGCATCTACCGCCTGCCTTTTCCAAGAGAGAAGCACGTCGAGGTCTACGGTCTCGACCGCTACACCTCCTTCGACGACCCACTAGTTTTCTGATCCCGACCTGCACCCGAACTCCCGATACGCGAACCCCGAGCGATGCCGAAACCCCCGGAGGTCCGCGCGCCGAAGAAACACCCGGAAAATACACAAAACCTATTCACCTTACGAAAAGAGTCAGCTTTAGACGGTCAAAGAGCCGCAGGGTCCGCGCAAAAACACCCGAGAACCGCGTAGATAAAGCGCGTATGATCGAGCGGTTGCGCCCGGCTTTCGAGTCGGGCGAGGATTGGAAACGTCGCTCGCTGCGGCGGTCGGCTTCGAGCGGCTGTTGCGCCCGGCTTTCGAGTCGGGCGAGGATTGGAAAAGGAGCTGACGCCGGACGAGCTGGCGCGGGTGCGGGGTTGCGCCCGGCTTTCGAGTCGGGCGAGGATTGGAAATTTGAGATCGTACACGTAAGCGCTATCAAGGCCCAGTTGCGCCCGGCTTTCGAGTCGGGCGAGGATTGGAAATACCTCTGATGAGGGATACCTAGTGGAACAGGAGACCGTTGCGCCCGGCTTTCGAGTCGGGCGAGGATTGGAAAGGCGCTCAGGCTGACGGTCCTCGGGTGCGTGCTCGCCGGTTGCGCCCGGCTTTCGAGTCGGGCGAGGATTGGAAAGAGCTGATCGCCTTTCAGCGCGGTGTCTCCTACGAGTTGCGCCCGGCTTTCGAGTCGGGCGAGGATTGGAAAGGCATGAGACCGTCGAGGGAGAGCGTCGAGCTTGCGGTTGCGCCCGGCTTTCGAGTCGGGCGAGGATTGGAAATCCTATCTTGATGGTAACGGTACCCCTGAGAGGGTGTTGCGCCCGGCTTTCGAGTCGGGCGAGGATTGGAAATTTGCGTCGAGGATGGTCTCGGCGTGGTTCACCCGGAGTTGCGCCCGGCTTTCGAGTCGGGCGAGGATTGGAAAAGGGGAGGGGGTGAACTCAGTTTCAGCCGACGAAGGTTGCGCCCGGCTTTCGAGTCGGGCGAGGATTGGAAATTCCTTGTTGGTCGGGACCGCCCGGCGGGGGCGCGTGGTTGCGCCCGGCTTTCGAGTCGGGCGAGGATTGGAAAGGCCAGCGGGCCGGTCCCGCGATGGCCGCGCTCGTGGTTGCGCCCGGCTTTCGAGTCGGGCGAGGATTGGAAAAGGTACTGTATCGCCACCTGCGCCGCGCCGCTCGTGGTTGCGCCCGGCTTTCGAGTCGGGCGAGGATTGGAAAGTAGACCGGCACGGCAACGAGGTCCGCTCTCAGGCGTTGCGCCCGGCTTTCGAGTCGGGCGAGGATTGGAAAATCTCGACCCTGCGGACCGCCACGTCCGGCAGGGTTGCGCCCGGCTTTCGAGTCGGGCGAGGATTGGAAAGACGGGGAGCTTGTGCAGGCCGCCATAGAGCGCGGCGTTGCGCCCGGCTTTCGAGTCGGGCGAGGATTGGAAAGTCCTCGCCGGGCTGATGATGGCGATCCGCTACCTGTTGCGCCCGGCTTTCGAGTCGGGCGAGGATTGGAAACCGCCGAACCACGGCGTAAGCTCTTCGGCTGTCGCCGTTGCGCCCGGCTTTCGAGTCGGGCGAGGATTGGAAACGGGACGGCTCGCTGTGGTCCACACAAAAGACATGGTTGCGCCCGGCTTTCGAGTCGGGCGAGGATTGGAAACGGGGTAAAGACGCCGCCGCGCGCCATGAACTGCGGTTGCGCCCGGCTTTCGAGTCGGGCGAGGATTGGAAAACGAACTCCTCATACACCCACTCGTGCCCTACGCCGCCGTTGCGCCCGGCTTTCGAGTCGGGCGAGGATTGGAAAGAGATAGAGCCGTTCGCGTGCTCGGTCCTGCGCAAGCGTTGCGCCCGGCTTTCGAGTCGGGCGAGGATTGGAAACACACTGAGTTCATAGACCGTTTCACCTACTACGGGATGTTGCGCCCGGCTTTCGAGTCGGGCGAGGATTGGAAACTCGTGAAAGGGCCGTCTATTCCAGGCCAAAAAACGTTGCGCCCGGCTTTCGAGTCGGGCGAGGATTGGAAATTCGTAAACCCTGAGAAGGACGTGTGGCTTTGCCGGGGTTGCGCCCGGCTTTCGAGTCGGGCGAGGATTGGAAACCGAGCGGGGCGACGCTTACGTTCGCCTACATGGACGTTGCGCCCGGCTTTCGAGTCGGGCGAGGATTGGAAACCTCAAGCACCCGGCAGTGAACACCGCGGCCTCGATGTTGCGCCCGGCTTTCGAGTCGGGCGAGGATTGGAAATCCACCACGCCGGGGATGGACGCGTCGCCGGTCCGTTGCGCCCGGCTTTCGAGTCGGGCGAGGATTGGAAATCTACGACATGAGGCGGCCCCGGGAGTAGTGCGGGGTTGCGCCCGGCTTTCGAGTCGGGCGAGGATTGGAAAATCTCGACCGCGAGAGCTGCACGTGTCCGGACTACGGTTGCGCCCGGCTTTC
It contains:
- the cas2 gene encoding CRISPR-associated endonuclease Cas2 codes for the protein MNVLVTYDVNTETKAGRRRLRQVATVCKDYGQRVQFSVFECRVEEAAYEEMRHRLMRTLNPKEDSLRIYRLPFPREKHVEVYGLDRYTSFDDPLVF
- the cas7c gene encoding type I-C CRISPR-associated protein Cas7/Csd2; this translates as MTEQATRVHCDPEKKHDFVLLFDVADGNPNGDPDAGNLPRTDPETMEGLVTDVALKRKVRNFVAAVAGDEDYADRREALNIYVEHKGAALNAQHRKAYRAKGIATSEPSSEEINDQSLVEPFSRGLPEGFTLNEPTGESQRHRLTYSGELSTKDLTAALGAIGEQQGPAARKFAERVAKKAKKVDPTRKQIGDAREWMCQSFYDIRMFGAVMTTGINAGQVRGPLQLTFSRSVGPIIPQDLAITRVAVTREEEQDKKETEIGRKTLIPYGLYVGRGFFSPHLAKQTGVTAEDLNLFWDALVYMWDFDRSASRGTMSPRGLYVFTHEKKYGNAPVHELFERVNPSRREEVASPRKFSDFVVEINESDMPEGVTLTRVLG
- the cas4 gene encoding CRISPR-associated protein Cas4, giving the protein MISALEHFSYCPRQCALIHVENVYDENLYTLRGNRAHERVHDEVESETQEGVRIERGMPLFSERLGLVGRSDVVEFGPGDAPLPVEYKVGPRRENRHDDLQLCAQGLCLEEMFGREVRSGAVFHYSSRRRREVEFTEELREATERTVGRVREMVLASWVPPPVADARCPKCSLLDACLPFALAGMDAPSRLARLFDPDSPEL
- the cas1c gene encoding type I-C CRISPR-associated endonuclease Cas1c; this translates as MLKPLLNTLYVEVQGSYLRLDHETLRLEVERKLVGQVPLQHIGSAVVFGNVLVSPFLLHRFGEDGRSLVWMTRNGRFKCRLSGPVTGNVLLRKAQYDAQADPALAFRIARNIVAGKVRNGRTVVQRAARETDDPADRAELEAASSALAASLRAAGRARSLDEVRGVEGRAGRVYFDVFGRMVRTNRDVFQFNGRNRRPPRDRINALLSFVYALVRGDCVSACEGVGLDPQFGYLHALRSGRPALALDLMEELRPVLADRLVLALINLAQLTDRDFDPRPGGSVNLTESGRKTVLVAYQTRKAREVHHPVVGRSVPLGLVPHLQARLLARHLRGDSEAYLPFTPR